The following coding sequences are from one Candidatus Poribacteria bacterium window:
- a CDS encoding type II secretion system F family protein, with product MPIFRYEALTHGGDTVNNTLEADSKTELISRLRQMGYWPTQIVEEVEEAVPSNVRRWLEIGRSRIKPADVEFFTYQLATLVNAHVPLPRALEVTLGQIQNPALHRIISQVKYDVEHGATFHDALTQHPKVFSDLYVNMVRAGESGGVLGLVLERLAEFAERQRLLKNDVVSALFYPIILLTLSVTAVAVLMILVIPKFTAMFNDLGVALPLPTQILIGATGAFQTYWWIGLVVVILGIAGLKQYLRRETGQVWFDRLRLKLPLIGPIFSTFAIVRFTRTMATLLENGVRMLPALQVVKDTIGNKVYSNVVAAAETEVEQGSTLSRELGKSGDFPEFVTHMVAVGEESGEPVHMLSKLSEYYDLEIKKSLERLTSSIGPLVILLMGIVIGFIAVAMILPIFEANQLLSN from the coding sequence GTGCCAATATTCCGATACGAAGCACTCACCCATGGTGGAGACACCGTTAATAACACACTTGAAGCCGACTCCAAAACCGAACTTATCTCTCGATTACGACAGATGGGCTATTGGCCCACACAGATCGTTGAGGAGGTTGAGGAGGCGGTCCCAAGTAATGTACGTCGGTGGCTTGAAATTGGACGCAGCAGAATCAAACCCGCGGATGTTGAGTTCTTCACATATCAACTGGCAACACTGGTAAACGCGCATGTTCCGCTGCCGCGTGCATTAGAGGTTACACTTGGGCAAATCCAAAATCCAGCACTCCATCGTATTATCTCGCAAGTGAAATACGATGTGGAACACGGTGCGACTTTTCATGACGCGCTCACGCAACATCCCAAAGTGTTTTCGGACCTCTATGTCAACATGGTGAGAGCAGGCGAAAGTGGTGGTGTACTCGGTTTAGTTCTGGAACGTCTTGCGGAATTCGCGGAACGCCAACGGCTTCTTAAAAACGATGTCGTCTCAGCACTTTTCTATCCGATTATCTTATTGACGCTCAGTGTTACTGCTGTCGCCGTACTCATGATTCTTGTGATACCGAAATTTACCGCAATGTTCAACGATCTCGGTGTCGCCTTACCGCTGCCAACACAAATTCTCATTGGGGCGACCGGTGCGTTCCAAACCTATTGGTGGATCGGATTGGTCGTTGTCATCTTAGGTATAGCGGGTTTAAAACAATATCTCCGACGTGAAACCGGACAAGTCTGGTTTGACCGCCTGAGACTTAAATTACCACTTATTGGACCAATATTTAGCACCTTTGCCATTGTGCGTTTCACTCGAACGATGGCAACACTTTTGGAAAACGGTGTACGGATGCTGCCCGCCCTACAAGTCGTCAAAGACACTATAGGGAACAAGGTGTACAGTAACGTCGTCGCTGCAGCCGAAACAGAAGTTGAACAGGGTTCCACGCTCTCTCGTGAACTCGGTAAAAGTGGGGATTTTCCCGAATTTGTCACGCACATGGTGGCTGTCGGCGAGGAATCCGGCGAACCTGTTCACATGCTAAGTAAACTCTCTGAATATTACGATTTAGAAATAAAAAAGAGCCTTGAACGTTTGACGAGTTCCATCGGTCCGTTAGTCATTCTGCTGATGGGAATTGTTATCGGGTTTATCGCTGTTGCGATGATCCTCCCGATTTTCGAGGCGAACCAATTATTAAGCAACTAA
- a CDS encoding ATPase, T2SS/T4P/T4SS family: MQQTLNTASLVEVMRQASLISEQDYTDIIAEIEQTGASEAAVLSKHGVSSDVLALATKSVEYGTPFIQLEDVAPEPDVLEKVSPGFAYRNKIVPIALTDDQLTIAMVDVQDVILIDEIELITGYQITPVLADEGDIDEAIVRLYGRTAESLLSAGIKGPVGAAATLERETIEDFGIDEKDLSQDPTVIHAVDQMIIDAVRMGASDIHIEPYPTQLKIRFRVDGVLEDQPQPPAYLQSAITSRIKIMAEMDVAERRRPQDGKISRQIASVGNRQIDLRVSTVPTVATLHGESVVLRILDRQSIEFGLTELGLTEDNLQLFERMIRKPHGIILATGPTGSGKTTSLYACLKEINSPDVKIITLEDPVEYELEGINQIQVNPDIGFTFAQGLRHILRQDPDKVLVGEIRDYETAEMAIHTSLTGHLVFSTLHTNDAPGAITRLIDMNVEPYLVASTVEGVIAQRLARRVCRACCEMHSPDMHELTGLIGNGNGNSAAIPYDLKIPRAVGCKECRGRGYKGRIGLFEVLFMTDEIRSIALKQASTSEIRRLAVQMGMKGLREDGWRKVAAGLTTIDEVVRLTQEDEFDFVEVV; this comes from the coding sequence ATGCAACAGACACTGAATACGGCTTCACTCGTCGAGGTGATGCGACAGGCATCTCTCATTTCGGAACAGGACTATACGGACATCATCGCAGAAATAGAACAAACCGGAGCGTCAGAGGCAGCTGTGCTTTCTAAACACGGCGTATCATCTGATGTTCTCGCGCTCGCGACGAAGAGCGTTGAATACGGAACACCCTTCATCCAATTAGAGGATGTTGCGCCTGAACCTGACGTACTTGAAAAGGTTTCACCGGGGTTCGCATACCGAAATAAAATCGTACCTATTGCGTTGACAGACGATCAACTGACCATCGCAATGGTAGATGTTCAGGATGTCATTCTCATTGACGAGATTGAACTCATCACAGGCTACCAAATTACGCCTGTCCTTGCAGATGAGGGAGATATTGATGAGGCAATTGTTCGTCTCTATGGACGCACTGCTGAGAGTTTGCTCAGTGCTGGTATCAAGGGCCCCGTCGGCGCAGCTGCCACGCTTGAACGCGAGACGATTGAAGACTTCGGAATTGATGAGAAGGATCTCAGCCAAGATCCGACGGTTATACACGCCGTTGACCAGATGATTATTGATGCCGTCCGGATGGGAGCAAGTGATATTCACATTGAACCCTACCCGACCCAATTGAAAATCCGGTTCCGCGTTGATGGTGTGTTAGAAGACCAACCGCAACCCCCTGCTTATCTCCAATCCGCAATCACTTCCCGAATCAAAATCATGGCGGAGATGGATGTCGCAGAACGGCGCCGTCCGCAAGATGGCAAAATCAGTAGGCAGATTGCCAGCGTCGGCAATCGGCAAATAGACCTCCGTGTTTCCACTGTACCGACGGTCGCAACGCTCCATGGCGAAAGCGTTGTACTCCGTATCCTCGACCGACAGTCTATTGAATTTGGACTCACAGAACTCGGATTAACCGAGGACAACCTCCAACTCTTTGAACGCATGATTCGTAAACCGCACGGTATCATCCTCGCAACCGGACCTACCGGTAGTGGGAAGACCACGTCGCTTTACGCCTGTTTGAAAGAGATTAACTCGCCGGATGTCAAAATCATCACGCTCGAGGATCCAGTGGAGTATGAATTAGAGGGCATCAACCAGATCCAGGTCAATCCAGATATAGGCTTTACCTTCGCTCAGGGACTCCGCCATATCCTGCGGCAGGACCCAGATAAGGTATTGGTCGGTGAGATTCGTGACTACGAGACCGCGGAGATGGCAATTCATACCTCACTTACGGGACACCTTGTCTTTAGCACACTTCACACGAACGATGCTCCCGGCGCAATCACGCGACTTATTGATATGAACGTTGAACCCTATCTCGTTGCCTCCACGGTAGAGGGTGTCATCGCCCAAAGACTTGCTCGCCGTGTCTGCAGGGCGTGTTGTGAGATGCATTCCCCTGACATGCACGAACTGACGGGACTTATAGGTAACGGTAACGGCAACAGTGCCGCTATCCCTTACGATCTGAAAATTCCGCGCGCAGTCGGATGTAAGGAGTGCCGAGGGAGAGGTTACAAAGGTAGAATCGGTCTCTTTGAAGTTTTATTCATGACTGATGAAATTCGTTCGATAGCACTGAAACAGGCATCGACGAGTGAGATTCGTCGTCTCGCTGTCCAGATGGGCATGAAAGGTTTACGTGAAGATGGTTGGCGTAAGGTCGCTGCAGGATTGACAACGATTGACGAGGTCGTCCGGTTAACACAGGAAGACGAATTCGATTTCGTGGAAGTTGTATAA
- a CDS encoding DUF1080 domain-containing protein — MKLVVIASIVFLAAFSTRAGTYLENFDNGNLKAWQELILTQDFLFLDVDDPPPGSWEIVNGELHAVSPDESTRLLTIGDETWRDYTIEFDVKPLEKPGPSNIAIAARIKESWVVWCLIGDLPGFRKNASEALFAAGNFHDQNTIFYTHAELHRSLKLKKWSKLKLAVEENTLNFWINGELIIGPVRLPNRKTFERFEAAKKAHPPNPGNIKIFHPLQLDGFHDFLTGAAGLGLSNQTARFDNVVITGDSIPENAGLSVMPKAKLATMWGSLKRF; from the coding sequence ATGAAGTTGGTAGTGATTGCAAGTATTGTTTTCCTCGCTGCCTTTTCGACGAGGGCAGGAACATATCTGGAAAACTTTGATAACGGAAACTTGAAGGCGTGGCAGGAGCTTATTTTGACGCAGGATTTTCTTTTTTTGGATGTAGATGATCCGCCGCCCGGTTCTTGGGAAATCGTTAATGGTGAACTTCATGCGGTAAGCCCCGATGAAAGCACACGTTTGCTCACAATTGGTGATGAGACATGGCGCGATTACACCATCGAATTTGATGTCAAACCGCTTGAAAAACCGGGTCCCAGCAATATCGCTATTGCCGCTCGAATCAAGGAGAGTTGGGTGGTATGGTGTCTCATCGGTGATTTGCCAGGATTTCGCAAAAACGCCTCTGAAGCTTTGTTTGCTGCTGGCAATTTTCATGACCAAAACACAATCTTCTATACACATGCCGAACTCCATCGATCATTAAAATTAAAGAAGTGGTCGAAGTTGAAGTTGGCAGTTGAAGAAAATACCCTAAACTTTTGGATTAACGGTGAGTTGATTATTGGACCTGTCCGACTGCCAAACCGTAAAACCTTCGAGCGTTTTGAAGCTGCCAAAAAGGCGCACCCACCTAATCCTGGAAATATAAAGATATTTCACCCATTACAGTTAGACGGATTCCATGACTTCTTGACGGGAGCGGCGGGTTTGGGTCTCTCGAACCAGACGGCGAGATTCGACAATGTTGTGATCACCGGCGACAGTATCCCGGAAAATGCTGGGTTATCAGTAATGCCCAAAGCGAAACTCGCAACAATGTGGGGAAGTCTAAAGCGTTTTTAG
- a CDS encoding HEAT repeat domain-containing protein — MIQKRFGQNANMKRWFWMITIAVVLLFSFGMSQVLQFQEATAESQEDDLSELAAELDALKVEHKRIQAKWQSELLAQVVPTLEDESNAVKRQFVDFLEELGSPGTPALVAMLQDPSKQVRKKVVDKLGKIGEDERKAGKSYDAAAIGLAMALKDTSDDVFREAIAELGDVRPTSAESIAVVIPALIAVQTKGSSSARDDVLDVLGQIGENLAKSGQSTDTIRDALILGLNDNSTKVRTNAIEELSDIRAASTETFTALIGALSDKSKSVRARAEDVLIKLGKGAAATVAPMLADALTSSESAVTRGHIVDVLGGIGEELVESGDSGEMVVKPLLVALEDSAKDVRRNAADELGEMRAKSPDVRAALTHVLNDSSKTVRDAAKKAIRRIEAAK; from the coding sequence GTGATTCAGAAAAGATTTGGACAGAATGCAAACATGAAACGATGGTTTTGGATGATAACAATTGCCGTTGTTTTGTTATTCAGTTTCGGAATGAGTCAAGTGCTTCAGTTTCAAGAGGCGACTGCAGAGTCACAAGAGGATGACTTATCCGAACTGGCTGCGGAACTTGACGCGCTCAAAGTAGAACATAAAAGGATACAGGCGAAGTGGCAGTCGGAATTGCTTGCCCAAGTCGTTCCAACCTTAGAGGACGAGTCTAATGCCGTAAAACGCCAATTTGTGGATTTCCTTGAAGAGCTTGGAAGTCCCGGCACCCCTGCCCTTGTTGCGATGCTCCAAGATCCGTCTAAACAGGTACGTAAGAAGGTTGTTGACAAATTGGGCAAAATTGGTGAAGATGAGCGGAAAGCAGGCAAAAGTTATGATGCCGCTGCAATCGGATTGGCAATGGCACTTAAAGATACTTCTGATGATGTTTTTCGTGAAGCAATCGCAGAATTGGGTGACGTTCGTCCGACATCTGCGGAATCAATTGCTGTCGTTATACCAGCACTCATCGCTGTACAAACGAAAGGTTCATCAAGCGCGCGCGACGATGTCCTTGATGTCTTAGGACAGATCGGCGAAAACCTCGCAAAAAGTGGGCAATCCACCGACACAATCCGAGACGCTCTAATTCTTGGTCTAAATGATAATTCGACAAAAGTCCGAACCAATGCGATAGAGGAGTTGTCTGACATACGAGCCGCGTCCACTGAAACGTTCACGGCGTTGATAGGTGCGTTGTCAGACAAATCTAAATCCGTCCGGGCACGCGCCGAAGACGTGTTGATTAAATTGGGTAAAGGTGCTGCTGCAACTGTCGCACCGATGTTGGCGGATGCGCTTACGAGCAGTGAATCAGCCGTAACGCGTGGACATATTGTTGATGTGCTTGGCGGAATTGGTGAAGAACTCGTAGAGAGCGGAGATTCTGGTGAGATGGTCGTTAAACCCCTTCTTGTCGCATTGGAGGATAGTGCCAAAGATGTTCGACGCAACGCTGCTGACGAATTGGGCGAAATGCGCGCAAAGTCGCCAGACGTGCGGGCTGCATTGACACACGTACTCAACGATAGTTCCAAAACTGTTCGCGATGCCGCGAAAAAGGCGATTCGACGGATAGAGGCAGCCAAATAA
- the gspG gene encoding type II secretion system major pseudopilin GspG — MFMQLKSDESGLTLIELTIVIVILGILAAFIAPRVINAPQQAKVAKAQTEINGIKTALEQYAIATGEYPTTEQGLSALWRAPSPAPLNWDGPYVDNPSFMDPWSNQYVYRQPSSRYGYDYDLYSMGKDGKVGGTELDADITNWVDENAAVN; from the coding sequence ATGTTCATGCAATTAAAATCCGATGAATCCGGATTAACCCTAATTGAACTAACGATTGTCATTGTCATCTTAGGCATTTTAGCAGCCTTCATCGCTCCGCGAGTCATAAATGCCCCTCAGCAAGCGAAGGTTGCGAAAGCGCAAACAGAAATTAACGGTATCAAAACCGCTCTGGAACAGTATGCCATAGCCACAGGGGAATATCCCACCACCGAACAGGGCTTAAGTGCGTTATGGCGGGCACCAAGTCCCGCACCCCTCAATTGGGATGGCCCGTATGTTGATAACCCAAGTTTCATGGATCCATGGAGCAATCAATACGTCTATCGCCAACCGAGTAGTCGCTACGGATACGACTACGACTTGTATTCGATGGGTAAAGATGGAAAGGTAGGCGGTACAGAACTGGACGCTGACATCACCAACTGGGTAGATGAGAATGCGGCGGTAAATTAA